From Coffea arabica cultivar ET-39 chromosome 10e, Coffea Arabica ET-39 HiFi, whole genome shotgun sequence, one genomic window encodes:
- the LOC140004070 gene encoding uncharacterized protein isoform X4 produces the protein MDNRGSSTTSTKTKDNINTTVQISAPTSKSSSSIPTSSPIPIAPAPAPPSSCNSKYSMEEVWKDICPSALLHHPTSTSSSAAALEGIVFQEFLSRPSRAQYDSTSRHHHHHPGRQSSLESIDRGSFGSHSQGQPAPAATASITLSLNSTRPPPSSSFSLPLDHDLDADANLNPPTVEFSILPEKRASQDEDTCHRNKRMIKNRESAARSRARKQAYTSELEIKVARLMEENAKLRRQQQEKVKHI, from the exons ATGGACAATCGCGGTAGTAGCACAACCAGTACCAAGACGAAGGATAACATTAACACCACGGTTCAAATCTCAGCTCCAACCTCAAAGTCATCTTCTTCTATTCCGACCTCATCTCCCATTCCGATAGCCCCAGCCCCAGCCCCTCCCAGCAGCTGCAACAGTAAGTATTCCATGGAAGAAGTCTGGAAAGATATCTGTCCCTCTGCTCTCCTCCACCATCCCACCAGTACCTCTTCCTCCGCTGCTGCCCTCGAGGGTATTGTTTTCCAGGAGTTCTTGTCCCGACCTTCAAGGGCGCAGTATGACTCGACTAGTcgccatcatcatcatcatcctggCCGCCAGTCTTCTTTAGAAAGCATCGACAGAGGCTCCTTTGGTTCCCACTCCCAGGGACAGCCAGCTCCGGCGGCGACTGCATCAATCACTCTGAGCTTGAACTCAACGAGGCCACCACcctcttcttcattttctcttCCTCTGGACCATGATCTTGATGCCGATGCCAATTTGAACCCTCCCACCGTCGAGTTTTCTATCTTGCCTGAGAAAAgggcatctcaagatgaagacaCTTGTCACCGGAACAAGCGTATGATCAAGAATAGAGAGTCAGCTGCCAGGTCCAGGGCTAGAAAACAG GCTTACACCAGCGAGTTGGAGATTAAAGTCGCACGTTTAATGGAGGAAAATGCTAAGCTTAGAAGGCAACAACAAGAGAAGGTAAAGCACATATAA
- the LOC140004070 gene encoding uncharacterized protein isoform X1 — translation MDNRGSSTTSTKTKDNINTTVQISAPTSKSSSSIPTSSPIPIAPAPAPPSSCNSKYSMEEVWKDICPSALLHHPTSTSSSAAALEGIVFQEFLSRPSRAQYDSTSRHHHHHPGRQSSLESIDRGSFGSHSQGQPAPAATASITLSLNSTRPPPSSSFSLPLDHDLDADANLNPPTVEFSILPEKRASQDEDTCHRNKRMIKNRESAARSRARKQQAYTSELEIKVARLMEENAKLRRQQQEKHCLQQAPAPFPKKQMLCRTLTAPF, via the exons ATGGACAATCGCGGTAGTAGCACAACCAGTACCAAGACGAAGGATAACATTAACACCACGGTTCAAATCTCAGCTCCAACCTCAAAGTCATCTTCTTCTATTCCGACCTCATCTCCCATTCCGATAGCCCCAGCCCCAGCCCCTCCCAGCAGCTGCAACAGTAAGTATTCCATGGAAGAAGTCTGGAAAGATATCTGTCCCTCTGCTCTCCTCCACCATCCCACCAGTACCTCTTCCTCCGCTGCTGCCCTCGAGGGTATTGTTTTCCAGGAGTTCTTGTCCCGACCTTCAAGGGCGCAGTATGACTCGACTAGTcgccatcatcatcatcatcctggCCGCCAGTCTTCTTTAGAAAGCATCGACAGAGGCTCCTTTGGTTCCCACTCCCAGGGACAGCCAGCTCCGGCGGCGACTGCATCAATCACTCTGAGCTTGAACTCAACGAGGCCACCACcctcttcttcattttctcttCCTCTGGACCATGATCTTGATGCCGATGCCAATTTGAACCCTCCCACCGTCGAGTTTTCTATCTTGCCTGAGAAAAgggcatctcaagatgaagacaCTTGTCACCGGAACAAGCGTATGATCAAGAATAGAGAGTCAGCTGCCAGGTCCAGGGCTAGAAAACAG CAGGCTTACACCAGCGAGTTGGAGATTAAAGTCGCACGTTTAATGGAGGAAAATGCTAAGCTTAGAAGGCAACAACAAGAGAAG CACTGTCTGCAGCAGGCTCCTGCCCCGTTTCCAAAAAAGCAAATGCTGTGCCGAACCTTAACAGCCCCATTTTAA
- the LOC140004070 gene encoding uncharacterized protein isoform X3, which translates to MDNRGSSTTSTKTKDNINTTVQISAPTSKSSSSIPTSSPIPIAPAPAPPSSCNSKYSMEEVWKDICPSALLHHPTSTSSSAAALEGIVFQEFLSRPSRAQYDSTSRHHHHHPGRQSSLESIDRGSFGSHSQGQPAPAATASITLSLNSTRPPPSSSFSLPLDHDLDADANLNPPTVEFSILPEKRASQDEDTCHRNKRMIKNRESAARSRARKQQAYTSELEIKVARLMEENAKLRRQQQEKVKHI; encoded by the exons ATGGACAATCGCGGTAGTAGCACAACCAGTACCAAGACGAAGGATAACATTAACACCACGGTTCAAATCTCAGCTCCAACCTCAAAGTCATCTTCTTCTATTCCGACCTCATCTCCCATTCCGATAGCCCCAGCCCCAGCCCCTCCCAGCAGCTGCAACAGTAAGTATTCCATGGAAGAAGTCTGGAAAGATATCTGTCCCTCTGCTCTCCTCCACCATCCCACCAGTACCTCTTCCTCCGCTGCTGCCCTCGAGGGTATTGTTTTCCAGGAGTTCTTGTCCCGACCTTCAAGGGCGCAGTATGACTCGACTAGTcgccatcatcatcatcatcctggCCGCCAGTCTTCTTTAGAAAGCATCGACAGAGGCTCCTTTGGTTCCCACTCCCAGGGACAGCCAGCTCCGGCGGCGACTGCATCAATCACTCTGAGCTTGAACTCAACGAGGCCACCACcctcttcttcattttctcttCCTCTGGACCATGATCTTGATGCCGATGCCAATTTGAACCCTCCCACCGTCGAGTTTTCTATCTTGCCTGAGAAAAgggcatctcaagatgaagacaCTTGTCACCGGAACAAGCGTATGATCAAGAATAGAGAGTCAGCTGCCAGGTCCAGGGCTAGAAAACAG CAGGCTTACACCAGCGAGTTGGAGATTAAAGTCGCACGTTTAATGGAGGAAAATGCTAAGCTTAGAAGGCAACAACAAGAGAAGGTAAAGCACATATAA
- the LOC140004070 gene encoding uncharacterized protein isoform X2, which translates to MDNRGSSTTSTKTKDNINTTVQISAPTSKSSSSIPTSSPIPIAPAPAPPSSCNSKYSMEEVWKDICPSALLHHPTSTSSSAAALEGIVFQEFLSRPSRAQYDSTSRHHHHHPGRQSSLESIDRGSFGSHSQGQPAPAATASITLSLNSTRPPPSSSFSLPLDHDLDADANLNPPTVEFSILPEKRASQDEDTCHRNKRMIKNRESAARSRARKQAYTSELEIKVARLMEENAKLRRQQQEKHCLQQAPAPFPKKQMLCRTLTAPF; encoded by the exons ATGGACAATCGCGGTAGTAGCACAACCAGTACCAAGACGAAGGATAACATTAACACCACGGTTCAAATCTCAGCTCCAACCTCAAAGTCATCTTCTTCTATTCCGACCTCATCTCCCATTCCGATAGCCCCAGCCCCAGCCCCTCCCAGCAGCTGCAACAGTAAGTATTCCATGGAAGAAGTCTGGAAAGATATCTGTCCCTCTGCTCTCCTCCACCATCCCACCAGTACCTCTTCCTCCGCTGCTGCCCTCGAGGGTATTGTTTTCCAGGAGTTCTTGTCCCGACCTTCAAGGGCGCAGTATGACTCGACTAGTcgccatcatcatcatcatcctggCCGCCAGTCTTCTTTAGAAAGCATCGACAGAGGCTCCTTTGGTTCCCACTCCCAGGGACAGCCAGCTCCGGCGGCGACTGCATCAATCACTCTGAGCTTGAACTCAACGAGGCCACCACcctcttcttcattttctcttCCTCTGGACCATGATCTTGATGCCGATGCCAATTTGAACCCTCCCACCGTCGAGTTTTCTATCTTGCCTGAGAAAAgggcatctcaagatgaagacaCTTGTCACCGGAACAAGCGTATGATCAAGAATAGAGAGTCAGCTGCCAGGTCCAGGGCTAGAAAACAG GCTTACACCAGCGAGTTGGAGATTAAAGTCGCACGTTTAATGGAGGAAAATGCTAAGCTTAGAAGGCAACAACAAGAGAAG CACTGTCTGCAGCAGGCTCCTGCCCCGTTTCCAAAAAAGCAAATGCTGTGCCGAACCTTAACAGCCCCATTTTAA